Proteins encoded within one genomic window of Nitrospina gracilis 3/211:
- the ngg gene encoding N-acetylglutaminylglutamine synthetase: MMRTSEKSPRRFLPISEFRDVHKKVSDSEASRNVALDCGWGRLVFANTFMDSHELVHTICQERQGKRDIALYIHDPQVALSLAPQELFLDPSHTLRLWLNKYEEGGLSPRGFTVRPLQSRRDIQEANRIYKAHHMVQIPVSFTMKHKDSPHLIFRVVEDNRSGKILAMVQGVDHKEAFGDPDNGSSLWSLAVDPHAEHPGIGEALVRSVAEYFKQQGRSYMDLSVIHDNEQAMALYEKLGFEVARLFFIKKKNPINEKLFIGSLPENNLNPYARIIINEARRRGIGVHVMDEKAGYFSLTFGGRTIICRESLSELTSSIAMSLCADKAVTRRFLKRQGLPTPDQMPAGSAKKNREFLKKYGDIVVKPADGEQGTGITIKPANDTELRAAIEKAQRVSDHVLLEEFVEGIDLRIIVINFEVVAAAVRHPAQIIGDGRSTVKQLTVKQSRRRAAATGGEAKIPLDAETEQCIRDAGYTFDSVPESGTVIPVRKTANLHTGGTIFDVTTDLNPKLAEAAIRAAKAIHIPVVGFDFMVPTVNGEQFKIIEANERPGLANHEPQPTAEKFIDLLFPQTRIDTHGEGPAIHTTLS; the protein is encoded by the coding sequence ATGATGAGAACCTCGGAAAAATCTCCGCGGCGTTTCTTACCCATCAGCGAGTTTCGGGACGTCCATAAGAAGGTTTCGGATTCAGAAGCCTCGCGCAATGTTGCGCTCGATTGCGGGTGGGGGCGTTTGGTTTTCGCCAACACCTTTATGGACAGCCACGAACTCGTTCATACCATCTGCCAGGAACGCCAGGGCAAGCGCGACATCGCCCTGTACATTCACGACCCCCAGGTTGCGTTGTCACTGGCACCGCAGGAATTGTTTCTCGATCCATCGCACACCCTTCGCCTCTGGCTGAACAAGTACGAGGAGGGCGGCCTTTCCCCGCGCGGCTTCACCGTACGGCCCCTTCAAAGCCGACGCGATATCCAGGAAGCCAACCGCATTTACAAAGCCCATCACATGGTGCAAATTCCGGTGAGCTTCACCATGAAGCACAAGGATTCACCGCACCTGATCTTTCGCGTGGTAGAGGACAACCGTTCCGGAAAAATACTGGCGATGGTACAGGGCGTGGACCACAAAGAAGCGTTCGGCGACCCCGACAACGGTTCCAGCCTGTGGTCGCTTGCCGTGGACCCGCATGCGGAACATCCCGGCATCGGCGAAGCACTGGTGCGCAGCGTGGCGGAATATTTCAAGCAACAGGGCCGCAGCTACATGGACCTTTCTGTGATCCACGACAACGAACAGGCCATGGCCCTGTATGAAAAACTGGGCTTCGAAGTGGCACGGCTGTTTTTCATTAAAAAGAAAAACCCGATCAACGAAAAGCTTTTCATCGGCTCATTGCCGGAAAACAACCTCAATCCCTACGCCCGCATCATCATCAACGAGGCCCGGCGGCGGGGCATCGGCGTGCACGTGATGGACGAAAAGGCCGGTTACTTTTCTCTCACCTTTGGCGGGCGCACCATCATCTGCCGTGAATCCTTGAGCGAGTTGACCAGCTCCATCGCCATGAGCCTGTGCGCGGACAAGGCGGTGACGCGCCGCTTTTTGAAACGGCAGGGGTTGCCCACGCCCGACCAAATGCCCGCAGGCAGCGCGAAAAAGAATCGCGAATTTTTAAAGAAATATGGTGACATCGTAGTGAAACCCGCCGACGGCGAGCAGGGCACGGGCATCACCATCAAACCCGCAAACGACACCGAGCTCAGGGCCGCCATTGAAAAAGCCCAGCGGGTCTCCGACCACGTTCTTCTGGAAGAGTTCGTGGAAGGCATCGACCTGCGCATCATTGTCATCAATTTTGAAGTCGTGGCCGCCGCGGTGCGGCACCCGGCACAGATCATAGGCGACGGACGGTCCACGGTAAAACAGCTCACCGTAAAGCAAAGTCGAAGACGCGCCGCCGCAACCGGCGGCGAGGCCAAGATTCCCCTCGATGCGGAAACGGAACAATGCATTCGTGACGCAGGATACACCTTCGACTCCGTACCGGAATCCGGAACGGTGATCCCCGTGCGCAAAACCGCGAACCTGCACACCGGCGGCACCATCTTCGACGTCACCACGGACCTGAATCCGAAGCTGGCGGAAGCCGCGATACGGGCCGCCAAGGCAATTCACATTCCCGTGGTCGGTTTCGATTTCATGGTGCCTACGGTGAACGGCGAACAGTTCAAAATCATCGAAGCCAATGAACGGCCCGGTTTGGCCAATCACGAACCGCAACCGACGGCGGAGAAATTCATCGATCTCCTGTTTCCCCAAACCCGCATCGATACGCACGGCGAGGGGCCGGCCATCCACACAACCTTATCCTGA
- a CDS encoding N-acetylglutaminylglutamine amidotransferase yields the protein MCGICGEYRTDGTLPDTRAVGAMAEALAPRGPDGNGNFSQRNVAFAHRRLKIIDLSEASHQPMIDSALGLVVVYNGILYNYKELRKELQDKGYSFFSHGDTEVLLKAYHAWGKDCVKRFHGMFAFALWERDSGRMILGRDRLGIKPLYFSSSGGRFRFASSLPALVAGGQVDTSIDPVALHHYMTFHAVVPPPHTIFQGVRKLPPGHLMEIYPDGSQKMEPYWSLSYARTKEDEVCDEVEWKERVMEALKTAVRRRLVADVPVGVLLSGGLDSSLIVSLLSELGQSGLNTFSVGFEAAGGELGDEFEYSDLIAKTFSTDHHKIFVQTEEVLPNLMRCVEAMSEPMVSHDNIGFFLLSREVAKSLKVVQSGQGADEVFGGYFWYPPLLDTEDPVADYSKLFFDRTHEEYGTAVHHKYVTEDHSLAFLQKRFGETDAVCGTDKALWMDTTVMLVDDPVKRVDNMTMAWGLEARVPFLDHELVELAARIPPALKIKDGGKGILKDVGRDILPHKVIDRPKGYFPVPALKYIQGEYLDFVREVFSQTAAQQRALFKKPYLDQLFENPEAHITPLQGSKLWQMALLEMWLQVHQK from the coding sequence ATGTGCGGCATTTGTGGTGAGTACCGGACGGACGGGACCCTTCCCGACACGCGTGCGGTTGGGGCCATGGCAGAAGCTTTGGCGCCGCGGGGGCCTGATGGTAATGGAAATTTTTCACAGAGGAATGTTGCGTTCGCCCACCGGCGTCTCAAAATCATCGACCTGTCCGAAGCCTCGCACCAGCCCATGATCGACTCCGCCCTTGGTCTCGTGGTCGTGTACAACGGAATTTTGTACAACTACAAGGAACTGAGGAAAGAACTGCAGGACAAGGGGTATTCCTTTTTCTCGCACGGCGACACCGAAGTGCTGTTGAAAGCGTACCACGCGTGGGGCAAGGATTGCGTCAAGCGGTTCCACGGTATGTTTGCGTTCGCCCTCTGGGAACGCGACAGCGGCAGAATGATTCTCGGTCGCGACCGCCTGGGCATCAAGCCGCTTTACTTTTCCAGTTCCGGCGGCCGATTCCGTTTCGCATCCAGCCTTCCGGCTTTGGTCGCCGGAGGGCAGGTAGACACCTCCATCGATCCCGTCGCCTTGCATCACTACATGACCTTTCACGCCGTGGTACCGCCGCCTCACACCATCTTCCAGGGAGTCCGCAAACTGCCTCCCGGTCACCTGATGGAAATCTATCCCGACGGCTCCCAAAAAATGGAACCGTACTGGTCGCTGTCCTACGCACGCACCAAAGAAGACGAAGTCTGCGACGAGGTCGAATGGAAGGAACGCGTGATGGAGGCGCTCAAGACCGCGGTACGCCGCCGCCTGGTGGCGGATGTTCCAGTCGGGGTGCTCTTGTCGGGCGGTCTCGACTCCAGCCTCATCGTTTCCCTGCTGAGTGAACTGGGGCAAAGCGGGCTCAACACATTCTCCGTCGGGTTCGAAGCCGCGGGAGGAGAACTGGGCGACGAGTTCGAATACTCCGACCTGATCGCCAAAACCTTCTCCACCGATCACCACAAGATTTTCGTTCAGACGGAAGAGGTTCTCCCCAATCTCATGCGTTGCGTCGAGGCGATGTCCGAACCCATGGTCAGTCATGACAACATCGGTTTTTTTCTTCTGTCACGCGAGGTGGCCAAGAGTTTGAAGGTGGTGCAGAGCGGCCAGGGAGCGGACGAGGTGTTTGGCGGTTATTTCTGGTATCCACCGCTTCTCGACACGGAGGACCCTGTTGCCGATTATTCGAAACTGTTCTTCGACCGGACGCATGAAGAATACGGCACCGCCGTTCATCACAAGTACGTAACGGAAGACCACAGTCTCGCCTTTTTGCAAAAACGATTCGGCGAAACCGACGCGGTGTGCGGCACCGACAAGGCGCTCTGGATGGACACTACCGTCATGCTCGTCGACGATCCGGTCAAGCGTGTGGACAACATGACCATGGCGTGGGGCCTGGAAGCCCGCGTACCGTTCCTCGATCACGAACTGGTGGAACTGGCGGCACGCATCCCACCTGCATTGAAAATCAAGGATGGGGGAAAAGGCATCCTGAAAGACGTGGGACGCGACATCCTTCCGCACAAAGTCATCGACCGGCCAAAGGGATACTTTCCCGTGCCGGCGCTCAAATACATCCAGGGGGAGTACCTGGATTTTGTTCGCGAAGTGTTTTCACAAACGGCGGCACAGCAACGCGCCCTGTTCAAAAAACCGTATCTTGACCAACTGTTCGAAAATCCGGAAGCTCACATCACCCCCCTGCAAGGCTCCAAACTGTGGCAGATGGCATTGTTGGAGATGTGGCTTCAGGTTCACCAGAAATGA
- a CDS encoding LysR family transcriptional regulator: MRELPNFRHLYHFWTIAQEGSIKKASEKLNVSPSGMSTQLKEVEEFFGKKLFERRVRRLELNEAGKMVADYCTTIFRQCDEMIESVRQARPRKRQHIRVGALPSLSSMNVHEFTLPLWKERDISLSVIEGFLDELMYQLNNGGLEIVLSDRNVERREKNVVSYRLKPQKIIAVGAEKYGWAKKGFPFSLSAVPLMHLTGKSQLRMEVDRYLARHEIRPHTVGEADDITFLRLGAERGLCVVILPQNSVQDSIQKKRLLKLGELKNVTSEMWALVRRDTSRLPVIKNTIYRFQNRS; this comes from the coding sequence ATGCGGGAGCTGCCCAATTTCCGGCACTTGTACCATTTCTGGACGATCGCCCAGGAGGGATCGATCAAGAAGGCGAGTGAGAAGCTGAATGTCAGCCCCTCCGGGATGAGTACCCAATTGAAGGAGGTTGAAGAATTTTTCGGTAAAAAGCTGTTTGAGCGCAGAGTGCGCCGGTTGGAATTAAACGAGGCTGGAAAGATGGTGGCTGATTACTGCACGACGATCTTCCGCCAGTGCGATGAAATGATCGAGTCTGTCCGCCAGGCCCGCCCGCGAAAACGCCAGCACATCCGGGTCGGGGCGCTGCCTTCGTTGTCATCAATGAACGTGCACGAATTCACGCTTCCTTTATGGAAAGAACGCGACATATCGCTGAGTGTGATCGAAGGATTTCTGGATGAGTTGATGTACCAGCTGAACAACGGCGGTTTGGAGATCGTGCTGAGCGACCGGAATGTCGAACGGCGTGAAAAAAACGTGGTCAGTTACCGTTTGAAGCCGCAAAAGATCATTGCCGTGGGTGCCGAAAAGTACGGCTGGGCAAAAAAAGGATTTCCTTTTTCTCTGAGTGCTGTACCCCTGATGCACCTGACCGGAAAGAGCCAGTTGCGGATGGAAGTGGACCGGTACCTGGCGCGGCACGAAATCCGCCCGCATACCGTCGGCGAGGCGGACGACATCACCTTTCTGCGCCTCGGCGCGGAACGCGGTTTGTGCGTGGTCATCCTGCCACAGAACAGTGTGCAGGATTCCATACAGAAAAAGCGCCTTCTCAAGCTGGGGGAACTGAAAAATGTAACCTCTGAAATGTGGGCCCTGGTGAGGCGCGACACCAGCCGCCTTCCTGTCATCAAAAACACAATCTACCGTTTTCAGAATCGCAGTTGA
- a CDS encoding c-type heme family protein, translated as MRSILLAGIAGLVFLMSVGLETGPAAESESVKNNEGVRARIAADYIYAVIEAGRMAYSRYIVDRFNQDGTFKVTENWKAEKGLLLPAQFLKLSSSETNSKGIGMRYRLSSVWPLNTDNLPRSETEKSGLLEVLRNPDEPFTWIVQKNGLWYYQAIYPDKAVSQTCVECHNQHPASPKRDFKIGDVMGGIVIDLPLGSRFRKKPDESIALPPEVVADYVHAVLESDRTVYANHVVQHLENGELLKTSGPVKTGPQLMLPAQFLKKVSQIAARKSIGLEMNLLSLWPINPQNAPSNEFERDALEWVSIHPVRPFVRWTRAGNVRYFNAVYPDYAISTACVECHNQHPTSPRNDFKLNDVMGGLRVSFPVK; from the coding sequence ATGAGATCGATATTACTGGCAGGAATTGCGGGTCTGGTTTTTCTGATGAGTGTCGGACTGGAAACCGGACCGGCGGCGGAATCGGAGTCAGTGAAGAACAACGAAGGGGTGCGTGCTCGAATAGCGGCGGATTATATTTATGCGGTCATCGAAGCAGGCAGAATGGCGTATTCCCGCTACATTGTGGATCGTTTCAACCAGGACGGCACCTTCAAAGTGACGGAAAACTGGAAGGCTGAAAAAGGACTGTTACTGCCGGCGCAGTTTTTAAAGCTTTCCTCCAGCGAAACCAATTCAAAAGGCATTGGGATGCGCTACCGGTTGAGTAGCGTGTGGCCGTTGAATACCGACAACCTGCCCAGATCGGAAACCGAAAAGTCCGGTTTGCTGGAGGTTCTCCGTAACCCCGATGAACCCTTTACCTGGATCGTGCAGAAAAACGGATTGTGGTATTACCAGGCGATTTATCCGGATAAAGCGGTTTCGCAGACCTGCGTGGAATGCCATAACCAGCATCCGGCAAGCCCCAAGCGTGATTTTAAAATAGGGGATGTGATGGGCGGCATTGTGATCGATTTGCCTCTGGGAAGCCGGTTCCGGAAAAAACCGGATGAAAGCATTGCCCTCCCTCCGGAAGTGGTGGCCGACTACGTGCATGCGGTGCTGGAGTCGGACCGGACGGTTTACGCCAATCATGTTGTCCAGCATCTGGAAAATGGAGAACTTTTGAAAACCAGCGGCCCGGTTAAAACGGGCCCCCAACTGATGTTACCCGCCCAATTTCTTAAAAAGGTTTCCCAGATTGCGGCCCGGAAAAGCATCGGTCTGGAAATGAATTTATTGAGCTTGTGGCCGATCAATCCGCAGAATGCCCCGAGCAATGAATTCGAGCGCGATGCCCTGGAGTGGGTATCGATTCATCCCGTCCGTCCCTTTGTCCGCTGGACCCGGGCGGGGAATGTACGTTACTTCAATGCGGTGTATCCGGATTATGCGATTTCCACGGCTTGCGTCGAGTGCCACAATCAGCACCCCACCAGCCCCCGCAATGATTTCAAACTGAATGATGTGATGGGAGGATTGCGGGTGAGTTTTCCGGTAAAGTGA
- a CDS encoding gamma-glutamyl-gamma-aminobutyrate hydrolase family protein — MQRKPVIGVTGPTQGGTAAWVFTRLALWRAGARARRIHTRQPVSIERLDGLIIGGGADVAPDKTDPLPIEDMPQPGELKKERGLRWRDFLLAPLIFLFRWFTAASTVSSDSDRDQMERDLIRAALDRNLPLLGICRGAQILNTTLGGTLHRDIRNFYVDKPHVWTLLPKKEIKIEPDSHLGVVLNTTTAKVNSLHHQAIDRLGRGIRIVAREDHNQIVQAIEVSDQPFCIGVQWHPEYLPQLHRQQKLFSALVKEASRIQERAHTVSKA, encoded by the coding sequence ATGCAACGCAAACCCGTGATTGGAGTGACGGGCCCAACGCAGGGTGGCACGGCAGCGTGGGTGTTCACCCGGCTCGCTTTATGGAGGGCCGGCGCCAGGGCCCGGCGCATTCACACGCGGCAACCCGTTTCGATCGAACGGCTGGATGGATTGATCATTGGTGGCGGTGCGGACGTCGCTCCGGACAAGACCGATCCCCTGCCCATCGAAGACATGCCGCAACCGGGCGAGTTGAAAAAAGAACGCGGTCTCCGGTGGCGGGACTTTCTGTTGGCGCCGCTCATCTTCCTGTTCCGCTGGTTCACCGCCGCATCCACCGTCAGCTCCGATTCCGACCGGGACCAGATGGAACGTGACCTCATTCGCGCCGCACTGGATCGCAACCTGCCCCTCCTCGGTATCTGCCGAGGGGCCCAAATCCTCAATACCACGCTCGGCGGTACCCTGCACCGGGACATACGCAACTTTTACGTGGACAAACCACACGTGTGGACCCTGCTTCCCAAAAAGGAAATCAAGATCGAGCCGGACAGCCATCTCGGCGTGGTGCTGAACACCACCACGGCAAAAGTAAACTCCCTTCACCACCAGGCCATCGATCGTCTTGGCCGAGGAATCAGAATCGTTGCCCGGGAAGACCATAATCAAATCGTGCAGGCCATCGAGGTGTCCGACCAGCCGTTCTGCATCGGCGTGCAGTGGCACCCGGAATATTTGCCACAACTGCACCGCCAGCAGAAACTATTTTCCGCATTGGTGAAGGAAGCCTCCAGAATCCAGGAACGGGCGCACACCGTTTCCAAAGCTTAA
- a CDS encoding cobalamin-binding protein: MNIDLGKTPQRIVCLTEETTETLYCIGEQDRIVGISGYTVRPPQARKEKPKVSAFLNAKIDKILDLKPDLVLGFSNLQADIMTQLVRAGIPVHVFNQRTVAGIFDMIRMLGAMIGESAKTDSLMVELKEGLDRIKHSAAQLPRRPRVYFEEWNDPLISGIGWVSELIHIAGGDDCFPELASCSFAAERTIHDPEEVVRRAPDIIIGSWCGKRFRPEKLEERPGWDAIPAVQQSHVYEIKSANILQPGPAALTDGVTQIHQLIQKWSQDSA; this comes from the coding sequence ATGAATATTGACTTGGGAAAAACCCCGCAACGCATCGTTTGCCTGACGGAGGAAACCACCGAAACCCTCTACTGCATCGGGGAGCAGGACCGCATCGTCGGCATCTCCGGCTATACCGTGCGCCCGCCGCAGGCACGAAAAGAAAAACCCAAGGTGTCGGCCTTCCTCAACGCCAAAATCGACAAGATCCTCGACCTTAAACCTGACTTGGTCCTTGGTTTTTCCAACTTGCAGGCGGACATCATGACGCAACTGGTACGGGCAGGCATTCCAGTGCACGTGTTCAACCAGCGCACTGTTGCCGGGATTTTTGACATGATCCGCATGCTGGGCGCGATGATCGGTGAATCGGCCAAAACCGATTCGTTGATGGTGGAGTTGAAAGAAGGGTTGGACCGCATCAAACACTCCGCCGCGCAACTCCCACGCCGTCCGCGCGTTTATTTCGAGGAATGGAACGATCCGTTGATTTCGGGCATTGGGTGGGTGTCGGAACTGATTCACATCGCAGGAGGCGACGACTGTTTTCCGGAGCTTGCATCCTGTTCCTTCGCGGCGGAACGCACCATTCACGACCCCGAAGAGGTCGTTCGCCGCGCACCGGATATCATCATCGGTTCCTGGTGCGGCAAGCGGTTCCGCCCGGAAAAGTTGGAAGAGCGTCCGGGATGGGACGCCATCCCCGCCGTGCAACAATCGCATGTTTACGAAATCAAGTCCGCCAATATCCTCCAACCCGGCCCCGCGGCGCTGACGGACGGCGTCACCCAAATTCATCAACTGATTCAAAAATGGTCCCAAGATTCCGCATGA
- the cobT gene encoding nicotinate-nucleotide--dimethylbenzimidazole phosphoribosyltransferase: MTQPANILTETLSAVTPVPNERIQKAQAHLDSLTKPQGSLGRLEEIAARLAAMHPAGKPRIHKRGVFLFAADHGVVAEGISAYPQAVTAQMVCNFLNGGAAINVLSRHGGAGVTVIDMGVNHDFASDLALVAKKIANGTGNIRCGPAMTCDQAERALMAGVELAAQAKKDGFDLLGTGDMGIGNTTPSAAILSVLSGRPPAQTTGHGTGIDNAVLQHKIAVIEDALRINQPDPADPVDVLAKVGGFEIAGIAGLCIGAASQNLPVVLDGVISIAGAAIAHRMNPNIGDYLFASHNSIEPGCRVGFDLLSLDPLLDFKMRLGEGTGSVLAMHAIEAAVKIYNEMTTVEQAGVASKSDSFNKTIKAEP; this comes from the coding sequence ATGACGCAACCCGCAAATATTTTGACCGAAACACTGAGCGCAGTCACGCCGGTACCCAACGAACGCATTCAAAAGGCGCAGGCCCACCTGGATTCGTTGACCAAACCGCAAGGCAGTCTGGGCAGGCTGGAAGAAATCGCCGCCCGCCTAGCGGCGATGCATCCAGCGGGCAAACCCCGCATTCATAAACGCGGAGTGTTTTTGTTTGCCGCCGACCACGGCGTGGTGGCGGAAGGCATCAGCGCTTATCCGCAGGCAGTCACAGCGCAGATGGTTTGCAATTTCCTGAATGGGGGAGCGGCCATCAATGTGCTGTCGCGGCATGGCGGTGCGGGGGTGACCGTGATCGACATGGGAGTGAACCACGACTTCGCCTCCGACCTCGCATTGGTGGCTAAAAAGATCGCCAATGGCACCGGTAACATACGGTGCGGTCCTGCCATGACGTGCGACCAGGCCGAACGCGCTTTGATGGCAGGCGTCGAATTGGCGGCGCAAGCGAAGAAAGATGGATTCGACCTACTCGGCACCGGCGACATGGGCATCGGCAACACCACCCCCAGCGCCGCAATCCTGTCCGTATTAAGCGGACGGCCACCGGCCCAGACCACGGGGCACGGCACCGGCATCGACAACGCTGTTCTTCAACATAAAATCGCTGTCATCGAAGACGCTCTTCGCATCAACCAACCCGACCCCGCGGACCCCGTGGACGTGCTGGCCAAGGTGGGTGGATTCGAGATTGCAGGCATCGCCGGGCTCTGTATTGGCGCCGCCTCGCAGAATCTGCCGGTGGTTCTGGATGGAGTGATTTCCATAGCGGGCGCGGCGATTGCCCATCGTATGAACCCAAACATTGGCGACTACCTGTTTGCATCGCACAACTCCATTGAGCCCGGATGCCGGGTCGGGTTTGATCTTCTTTCTCTCGACCCTTTGCTCGATTTCAAAATGCGTCTGGGAGAAGGCACGGGTTCGGTGCTCGCAATGCACGCCATCGAAGCGGCCGTTAAAATTTATAACGAGATGACCACGGTCGAACAGGCGGGCGTTGCTTCCAAATCCGATTCATTCAATAAAACCATAAAGGCCGAACCATGA
- the cobO gene encoding cob(I)yrinic acid a,c-diamide adenosyltransferase, translating into MKKRAASDPRKRKGLTIVHTGDGKGKSTAAFGLALRAAGNKMKVFILQFMKGQWKAGERKMFSQMEPMVEFEAMGDGFTWDTNNPEQDRQTASKAWEIVKPKILSGDYPVVILDEINYVLNYRFLDEDEVLDTLRNKPESVHVICTGRNAPPALIELADLVTEMKCVKHPFKEQKIPAQKGIEF; encoded by the coding sequence ATGAAAAAACGGGCCGCCTCCGATCCGCGTAAACGCAAGGGATTGACCATCGTCCACACCGGGGACGGAAAAGGCAAATCCACTGCGGCCTTTGGACTGGCCCTGCGCGCCGCCGGAAATAAAATGAAAGTGTTCATCCTTCAGTTCATGAAAGGACAGTGGAAGGCCGGCGAGCGGAAGATGTTCAGCCAAATGGAACCCATGGTCGAATTCGAGGCAATGGGGGACGGGTTCACCTGGGACACCAACAATCCGGAGCAGGACCGGCAAACCGCCAGCAAAGCGTGGGAGATCGTGAAGCCCAAAATCCTGAGCGGCGATTATCCGGTCGTCATCCTCGATGAAATCAATTACGTGTTGAACTACCGATTCCTGGATGAAGACGAAGTGCTGGACACACTCCGTAACAAGCCGGAATCGGTCCACGTCATATGCACCGGACGCAACGCGCCGCCGGCGCTGATCGAGTTGGCGGACCTGGTAACGGAGATGAAATGTGTGAAACATCCGTTCAAAGAGCAAAAGATTCCGGCGCAGAAAGGCATCGAGTTTTAA
- a CDS encoding cobyrinate a,c-diamide synthase, with the protein MSIQNHNARGLLIAGTHTSVGKSSIAIGLMRCFRNRGFNVKPFKVGPDYIDPGHHALASGNPSYNLDSWMGGAEYVRNLFEDIVEPGDRFVVEGVMGLHDGAHATKAAGSTAEVAHLLDVPVVLVIDGSMLARSAAALVKGYMEFDERVNVFGMIANRVNSPGHAKILKDAIEHATPARFLGTLPTKEELKMPSRHLGLHLAQEQDSDIYEQWATHLEEHLDIAAFMDALPDRNCVHASRAKARRFPQVSSTKPFSVAIAKDAALHFIYQDTLDLIGHYGGTIHYFSPLDSPALPSGVDWVYLPGGYPELHAERLSANTGFLSSLREFVNGGGPVVGECGGLMLLGKVIVDVNKTSHTMTGVFDFTTSFQGNKRIIGYRNLEYSPEETPESVIELRGHEFHFSLFEDNNEKALMIHRHPETGQEIHDGYRKKNAFALYSHIHWRSSLRWWDYLLHHCILPFKNSRRPVS; encoded by the coding sequence ATGTCAATCCAAAATCATAACGCCCGCGGTCTTCTCATAGCGGGCACGCACACATCGGTGGGGAAATCATCCATCGCAATAGGGCTCATGCGTTGTTTCCGCAACCGGGGATTCAACGTGAAACCCTTCAAGGTGGGACCGGATTACATCGATCCCGGCCACCACGCCCTCGCTTCCGGGAATCCCAGCTACAATCTTGACTCCTGGATGGGCGGGGCCGAGTACGTCCGAAACCTGTTTGAGGACATTGTGGAACCCGGCGACCGCTTCGTGGTCGAGGGGGTGATGGGTCTGCACGACGGCGCGCACGCCACGAAAGCGGCCGGATCGACGGCGGAAGTGGCGCACTTGCTGGATGTGCCTGTCGTGCTGGTCATCGACGGCTCCATGCTGGCCCGTTCCGCCGCCGCACTGGTGAAGGGCTACATGGAATTCGACGAACGGGTGAACGTCTTTGGTATGATCGCCAACCGGGTGAACTCGCCCGGTCACGCCAAGATTTTGAAAGACGCCATCGAGCACGCCACCCCGGCGCGGTTTTTAGGTACCCTCCCAACAAAGGAGGAATTGAAAATGCCGAGCCGCCATTTGGGTCTCCATCTGGCGCAGGAACAGGACAGCGACATTTATGAGCAATGGGCGACGCATTTGGAGGAGCATCTGGACATTGCCGCATTTATGGATGCGCTTCCAGATCGAAACTGCGTCCACGCTTCCAGAGCAAAGGCCCGGCGTTTTCCCCAAGTCTCCTCCACCAAGCCCTTCTCGGTTGCCATCGCCAAAGACGCCGCCCTTCACTTTATTTACCAGGATACGCTGGATCTGATCGGGCACTACGGCGGCACCATTCATTATTTTTCACCGCTGGATAGTCCGGCCCTCCCATCCGGCGTGGACTGGGTTTATCTTCCCGGCGGCTACCCCGAGCTTCACGCGGAACGGTTGAGCGCCAATACCGGGTTTTTGAGTTCCCTCCGCGAGTTTGTTAATGGGGGAGGCCCCGTTGTGGGGGAGTGCGGTGGACTGATGCTGCTGGGCAAAGTCATCGTGGATGTTAATAAAACATCCCACACCATGACGGGGGTTTTCGATTTCACCACTTCCTTCCAAGGAAACAAACGGATCATCGGGTATCGCAATCTGGAGTATTCCCCTGAGGAAACTCCGGAATCTGTCATTGAATTGAGAGGCCATGAATTTCATTTTTCCTTATTCGAGGATAACAATGAAAAGGCTTTAATGATCCATCGTCACCCGGAGACCGGACAGGAAATCCACGATGGGTATCGTAAGAAAAACGCATTTGCCCTGTATTCCCATATTCACTGGCGCAGTTCCCTCCGCTGGTGGGATTACCTGTTGCATCATTGCATTCTTCCTTTCAAAAACAGCAGGAGACCCGTCTCATGA